A single Streptomyces mirabilis DNA region contains:
- a CDS encoding dTDP-4-dehydrorhamnose 3,5-epimerase family protein yields MRPLGIEGAWVDTPKAFADSRGRFHEWFKSDRFHDSIGQGFPLEQANCSRSVRGTLRGIHYASVPPGQAKYVTCVSGAVLDVVVDIRTGSPSFGKWEAVRLDDTTHRCVYLSEGLGHAFMALEDNSTVVYLCSQGYAPQREHGIDPLDPTLAIAWPEDLAPCLSDKDAAAPTLAEAERQGLLPSFEDCSAYRRSLVSRD; encoded by the coding sequence GTGAGACCACTTGGCATCGAAGGGGCCTGGGTGGACACACCCAAGGCGTTCGCGGACAGCAGGGGGCGATTCCACGAGTGGTTCAAGAGCGACAGGTTCCACGATTCCATCGGCCAGGGGTTCCCACTCGAGCAGGCGAACTGCTCTCGCTCGGTTCGCGGAACTCTTCGCGGTATCCACTATGCGTCGGTCCCGCCGGGGCAGGCCAAGTACGTCACCTGCGTCAGCGGCGCCGTCCTCGACGTGGTGGTCGACATCCGCACCGGCTCCCCGAGTTTCGGGAAATGGGAGGCGGTTCGGCTCGATGACACGACGCACCGCTGCGTCTACCTCTCGGAAGGGCTGGGCCACGCCTTCATGGCGTTGGAGGACAACTCCACCGTCGTATACCTGTGTTCGCAGGGGTATGCGCCGCAGCGTGAGCACGGGATCGACCCGCTCGACCCGACGTTGGCCATCGCCTGGCCCGAGGACCTCGCACCGTGCCTTTCCGACAAGGACGCCGCGGCGCCCACGCTGGCGGAAGCCGAGCGGCAAGGTCTGCTGCCCTCCTTCGAGGACTGCAGTGCGTATCGCAGA